CAGAACTTATTTTCTCCCCTAATATTTCATGAAATGTTTAGAAACATTATTCTTTAATCAGGttgtgcagtgggcagctggaagggGGTAGGGGCAGAAAGTGACTAGGGGTCCTCGATATCCAGGAACTCCTTCTTGGGTGGAGTCACACCGCGATACCAGGAACAGGAGCCATCGGCCCTCTTGACGCAGGTGTAGTGGTTAGCTTGGCGACCGTGCACCTGCTTCTCTATCATCAGGTCTGTCCACAGACACTCCTCTGGAGCAGAAATGGCACAGGGCAGGGAGGGGCAGCGCACAATctacacagagagcgagacagacacacaggttaaaaggaccaagtaccttactgtaatagatCTCCatttaaaatgggcaaaaatacAGTGGAAAGAAAAAGTATgtaaaccctttggaattacctggatttatgCATAAATTAGtccatttgatctgatcttcatcttagtcacaacaatagacaaacagtgtgcttaaactaaaaacaaaattgtttaaattgtgtattcaatatagacaagaaaaatacattcacagtgtaggttggaaaaagtatgtgaacctctaggctaatgacttctccaaaagctaattggagtcagctaacctggagttcaatcaatgagacaagattgaagatgttggttagagcttccttgccatataaaaaaaaaaaacaatttaagttagacaatgcttcttgtgaatagctaATGTGAACCATGTCTTgcacaaaagagatctcagaagacctaagattaagaactgttgacttgcataaagctggaaagggttacaaaattatctctaaaagccttgctgttcatcagtccacagaaAGACAAATAGTCTATAAATGGAGTAAGTTCAGCattgttgctactctccctaggagtggccatcctgcaaagaactgcaagagcacagcgcagaatgcttaATGAGGTtgagaagaatcctagagtgtcagctaaagatttacagaaatctctggaacatgctaacatctgacgagtctacgatacgtaaaacaagAATGGTGTTTATGGGAAGACACCACGgaaaagaagccactgctgtccaaaaaaaacattgctgcaagtctgaagtttgcaaaagtgcccctggatgttccacagcgcaactggcaaaatattctgtggacagatgaaaaagttgagttgtttggaaggaacacacaacaccatgtgtggagaaaaaaggcacagcacacaaacatcaaaacctcatcccaaatgtaaagtatggtggatgggagcatcatggtttggggctgctttctGCCTCAGAACAGATTTCTATCAGACAGACATttattcccaagtttatcaagacatttggCAGGAGAACGTTAGGCcatctgtccaccaattgaagctcaacagaaatTGGGTGATGCaataggacaacaacccaaaacacagaagtagatcaacaacagaatggcttccacagaagaaaatacgccctCTGGGGTGGCCCAGTCAGAGtgctgacctcaacccgattgagatgctgtggcatgacctcgagagaGCAGTTCACACAAGACATCATAAGAATAtttctgaactgaaacagtttcgTAAAGAGAAATGGTCCCaaattcctcctgactgttgtgcaggtctgatccgcaactacagaaaacatttggttgaggttattgctgccaaaggagggtcaaccagttattaaatccaagggttcacatactttttccatcctgcactgtgaatgtttacactgtgttcaataaagacatgaacacgtgtaattgtttgtgttattagcTTAAGCAgtctgtctattgttgtgaccttgatgaagatcagatcaaattttatgacctctagatagttgctggttgaaaatacaaaaaTCAGGAAATAACTGATAAAAAAAAGAagttgtacaacagctgatgaaactaggATAGAAAACACAGGGAAACATAATTGACTGCACTAGGCCTTTAAGATTGGTTTTCCTAGCCATCTACCCCTTCCACATTACTCCTTGCTTCCCACCACCTCCCTACCTTGCAGTCACAGCCCATCTGATAGCGCTGAGTCAGACTCTTCTTCTGAGTGGGGCTCATGGACTCCCAGGGCGTTATGTAGTCACACAGGGTCACATGCATCTTCCCACCTGCCTCCACCTTGCCTACAGGGAgcaacagagggagaaagagaaggaggttGAGAGcgaggtgggggggtgggggggacggGGTAAGGAGAACAGCAACAACAGATGTGGTTCTGAAACGTGATAACTGAGTCACTGAAATCAGACAGCAGCTTCTCTTTtacaagccccccccccccatagaTCGGGGCAGACAGCGATAAGAAAATGGAGAAGAGGTGGTGAGGGACAAGAGGGGTGAGTTGTTGGAATGCTTGTCGGACAGAAAATGGTTTTCACCATACTGAGGTCCGTCCGGAGTCCTAAAGAATCCAGAAGGAGGAAAACGCTAGCCTCAGCAGTTCCTGTTCTGGTGTTCCCTGTAATTaagctgagtgtgtgtgtagggaaaCCAGAGCGTGCATGATCTAATGCCCCTCTGTATGTCTACTCCAGTTGTGCTCACTCAGCACCATCTAGCATAGCCtcatcccagatctgtttgtgccgtcTTGCCAATTCCTATGGTCATTGTAATACCAATAACCTTAGGAGTAGAGACAAGAAAACAAACAGCTCTGGGATCAGACTACTTCTAGCACACAGCGGAGGGAGATTACGCCATGTCATCAGTGTCTGGTCAGGTCAGATGACTAGCCTTACCGGATATTAGGTACTCCTTCTTGCCGCTAGTATCCAAGGTAACACCACACACAGCAGAGACCGGTGAAGTGAAGATCGCCTCAATGTCCTGGTCAGGACCCTTAAACATCTACAACACAATATAACAGGTAAGGGGTTAGATGAACACAGGTCTTAGATCTAACAACCCCAGGTCAGGGGGGGGTTAAAGTTCATGGATGTATTCTCACCTTGATCTGCTTGACCTCATActggatcctcttgatggggttCCCATAGATATCATTCCCAGTATCcacctccttctcccccaccaCCTTCGCTCGGATCActgcagggagacagagatatggggTCAGAGGACATCAAGAATACACACAAAACAAAGCTTCTGTTTGAATACTTCCCTCAACAGTACAGCTCATTAACCACCTGCAGATGGAGCCCAGGCAGCCTAAACAGCAGCTTGTAGTTCCTACATCAATAAACCCCAACAGTGAGTCAAAACAACTTTGTTTTGACTGTTTCAGGTTGTGAACTAGCTGCCAGTAGCATTCCACATCACGATTTGTTAGCACATATTGGCAGGGAGGGATGTGTGCTTCACTGAAACAAGGGAGTGATTGAGGCACATTATCAAGGAGAGAGAGCAcgcaagagagacagggacagcaaGAGAAAGAAATCAGAGGACACAATATAGGGACACTGAAGGATAGAGGACAGAAAGTGTGAACGAGCTgtagttcctgtgtgtgtgttaaagaactCTCAGACTACATCATGCTTCAGCTATGGGAAGGGAATGGAAAATATGAGCAATAACATAAAATCACCAGAGAGACTCCACAGGGGTGACTGCCATTGCTCTACACCCTTGGGTTCTCTTTATGGCATGGAACAGACAAATACAGAGGGGTTCACTGCTCCCCCCGCTCTCTTTCGCATGCTTTTCTGCACATGTAACCACTTCAAGTTCATACACATGGCGCTGACTGAGGCTGATGCAAAACACACGCCAGTGGTGTACCTGGCTGGCTCCCTCTCCTGCATTCCAGGGAGTTTTCCTGACCTCATTCAGGTCCAGAGGCTAATGAGCATTAAGGACCCTGGGTATACAACTGTGTAGAGAGAACTAGTGCTACATTTTTGGGGGAAACAATCacatatcgggatattatttGACAAGATATATCGTTTTGACAATGTggcaatattatttttgcgctAGTTGGCTGCAGTATTTATGCATTTCCATCACTGATCCAAACTCATTTGTggctcttgtccctctgcagcagacatacagTGAGCAATTTGTTTGGACTATGGAATCACAATACAGTCACAGTATTGAgtagcaatacatatagaatcgtgagaatagcaatacatattgtatcggcacctaagtattgtGATATCGTATCATGAGGTCCCTATCAATTCCCAGCCCTAGAGAGAACGCTCAGCTCAGGGTAaaagtgtaggggcggcaggtagcatagcagttaagagcattggactagtaaccgaaaggacgcaggttcaaatcccagagctgactaggtgaagaatctgccgatgtgcccttgagcaaggcactcaacCCTCCTGTAAGTCacgctggataagagcgtctgctaaaatgtaaAAGTGATTCAGGACTGCTGCCTGTTTAACGACTTTTGCAGGAAATATGTTGTTTTCCTAAATAGGCACCATTTCCCCCGTTTGCGATTTCTTAACTAGGTCATAGGCGCACCGTGTTGAGTGCAGCAGAAACTCTAGGGTAGCAGAGAAAGCTaagaggttaaaaaaaaaaaaaaaaaacacaatcatAGCTATGCAGAATTACTTATACATCCCAGCACTAAGCAATGTCTTTCCATGAAAACCATCCTGAGTTCACCCAACCCTCCCTCCACcacaccccatctctctccccatcagagcaGTGGTTCTACGGGGTGACATGGCCTCTCCCTTCCCAGCCCCTGCTGGAGCAGGCTGGGAAGTCCCCTGTCTTTCCCAGGGAATAAAGATGTAAAATAAATCTGGTGCAATGAGTCACTTCCCCCTGGTTGATTCAACATTGTTTCCGTGTAATTTCAATTCAATTACACTGAACCAAGGTAGAATAGGCATGTGTCCAGTGAGTTCTCACTTCGGAGTGATGCTTTTGTTGTACATTGTCCCGGTCCAAATAAACATAATAAATCAAATCTGCCTAAAAGTTCGACATGGAAGCAGGGAGGTGTGACACCAGGAACAGATGTTAATCACTTAGCTGTTAGTGCCACTACTCTGAATGTGTGTGGGCTGCAGAGGATACAGACTCAGTGTTCTGTCAACTGGCGTAGTACACATCCTATCATACCATCCTCTCCCTTTTCTTATTTCCTCTGAATATGGACGGGAGCATAGCTTAAGCATATTCTTGGCCTCCCACTGCAGTTTAACTCATTTTGATGAGCTTGGTGGGACTGCTACACTAAGAGGTATGTACGTATGCTCAAAATGACCAGGACACTGGGATTCTGAAGAAGAGTCAGAGGATCCCACCCTGTAAGTCAATagtgtgtgtttttatttaaattcaacgaggcaagtcagttaagaacaaattcttatttacaatgacggcctaccccggccaaaccggacaacgctgggccaattgtgcgccgccatatGGTAGctccaatcacagccggttgtgatacagcctggaatcgaacaaaggtctgtagtgacacctctagcactgagatgcagtgccttagaccgctgcaccactgaGAAAGATGATCATAGAGGGAATGGTCAGAAGGATGGGAGGAAGTTTGTGCCATTTCCATGGATACCATGCATGTGAGAAGTCCTTAACTTTGTTTTTTTCTTTTGTGTACCCAAAACTGACAGCCAGATGTTATAATCTGCCAGATCAATgcattagagagagaaagagatgcatACACTacaaagaaatgtgtgtgtactgtatgtctgtacaGTAGTGTGTGCACAGCACCCATCTCACTGGGCAGAGACGTAATTTCAATGACTAGTTTTGATTTAcactgaaaaatatatattttttaaacgcaACGTAAAGGGTTGGTTACATACGCATAAAAAGATTATTTCGCTGAGATTTTATCCACAAATTTGATTAcaatcaggaggctgaagaaatttggcttggcacctaaaacttttacagatacacaattgagagcatcctcttgggctgtatcaccgcctggtaaggcaactgcaccgcccccaaccgcagggctctccagaggatggtgcagtctgcccaacgcgtcactggggacaaactacctgccctataGCAACCAATGTCACAAGAAGACCAAAAAgttcaaggacaacaacctgagccactgcctgttcccccccgctatcatccagaaggcgaggtcagtacaggtgcatcaaagctgggaccgagagactgaaaaacagcttctagctcaaggccatcagactgttaaatagccatcacaagcatattagaggctgctgcctagacTTGAAattactggccactttaataatgtttatatattttgcattactcatctcatatgtatatactgtatcttagtctatgcagcTCTGACATTACTTGGCCAAATATTTATACATTCTTAATACACACAAAGTAaaggaattgttagatattactgcactgttggagctagaaaacaAGCATTTCGCCGCAATATCATCTGCTTAacacgtgaccaataaaatgacATCCGTGTTAGTTAgaatttctcctttaccaagataagtcatccacctgacaggtgtggcatatcaagaagttgattaaaccgcatgtttacacaggtgcaccttgtgctggggacaagaaAGGGTCACTATAAAAATGTGCAGTtgccacaacacaatgccacaagttGAGAGATTGtgtaattgacatgctgactgcaggaatgtccgccAGAGTGTTTGCTAGAGAATTGAATCTTCCATAAGCcccctccaacgtcgttttagagaatttagcagtacgtccaactggcctcacaaccgcagaccacttgtaaccacgccagcccaggacctccacatccagcttcttcacctgcgggattgtcggAGCCCAGTCACCCAGACGGCTGATGAAAccgtgggtttgcacaactgaagaatttctgcactgTCAGAAATTGTCTCAGGTAAGCGCATCTGCTTGCTTGTTGTCCtaaccagggtcttgacctgaatgCAATTTGGTGTCGTAAGTGACTGTCGCTTCAtttggcaaatgctcaccttcgatggccattgGCACACTGGCGACGCATGCTCCTCATGGATGAATCACAGTtcaaaaatgtacattttagtcatttagcagacactcttatccagagcaattatgATTAAGTGCAGATTTTTGACCTAGTTGGCTCATGGAaacagcgacctttcggttactggcccaacgctcttaaccgctagactacctgcaTCAGGTATATGGAAGACAACATGTATGGCATTATATGGGCTAGCGGTTAGCCGATGTCAACATTGGTGGACAGAATGCACCATGGTGGCGCTGGGGTTATGTAAGGGGCAGGTATAAGcgacggacaatgaacacaatagcattttagtcaatggcaatttgaacgcGCAGAGATatcatgacgagatcctgaggcccattggtttgccattcatccgctgccgtCACCTCAAgttccagcatgataatgcacagccccatttCGCAAGGATCTAtagacaattcctggaagctaaaaatgtcccagttcttccatggcctgcataattACCAGACACATCACTCATTGAGCAGGTTTGGGATGCTTTGGATCAACGTGTAcaagtgtgttccagttcccgccaatatccatcaacttcgcacagccattgaagagttctacaacattccacagcctaaaatcaacagcttgatcaagaaggagatgtgtcatgctgcatgaggcaaattgtggtcacaccagataccgacttgTTTTCTTATCCACACCTCTACCTTAAGGTatctattcccagtcatgtgacatccatagattagggcctaat
This genomic interval from Oncorhynchus keta strain PuntledgeMale-10-30-2019 chromosome 2, Oket_V2, whole genome shotgun sequence contains the following:
- the timp2a gene encoding metalloproteinase inhibitor 2a, whose product is MALSINGVLCTLTVLILWRAEELVEACSCAPVHPQQAFCNADVVIRAKVVGEKEVDTGNDIYGNPIKRIQYEVKQIKMFKGPDQDIEAIFTSPVSAVCGVTLDTSGKKEYLISGKVEAGGKMHVTLCDYITPWESMSPTQKKSLTQRYQMGCDCKIVRCPSLPCAISAPEECLWTDLMIEKQVHGRQANHYTCVKRADGSCSWYRGVTPPKKEFLDIEDP